The DNA sequence ATAAATAATATAGCATCTATTACCTCACAATATAAGGTTGGATCACAGCAACGAACAATTACAATTATTAGTAATACAGTTACAACTAATTTATTTAAATTAAATATAATCAAAACAATAAATAGAAATGCCCTAGAGCCAGGTGATTTATTAACTTACACAATTACTATAACTAGCACTAAGCCAGGAACTTATGCAAATGATATAATTTTTATAGATAATTTACCTCCCAATGTAACAATTATTCCAGGAAACACTGTTGTAAATGGAGCAACTGTGGTTGCCAATAATTCAACAACAACACAATTAAATCTAAACTTTGGAAGTACATTTCCAAATAATCCTATAACCATAACATCAACAGTGAAAGTAGGTTTAAATGCTACTACACCATTACAAAACACAGCAAGTGTAAAAGTTGGTATAGTATCAACAAATAGTAATATGGTTTCAACTGAAGTGGCTAATCCTCGTGTTACAAAATCAAGTTCAAAGTCTTACGTAACAGTAGGGCAAACTTATACCTATACAGTAACCATTGATAATACAGGAAACAATGTAGCACTTACAGATGTATATGTGTATGATCAACTTCAAACAGGTACATCTTATGTTAACAACTTAACTAGAATAGGAAACAGTCCACCTATAAACTCAGATCCGAGTTATTTAAAAGGTATAAATATTAGTACAGTAGATTCAAATACATTATTAACAGTTTCATTTGATGTAATTGTAGATAGTTTACCATCACAAAATCCAATATTAAATACAGCTACTATTAACTATAATTTGGACTCTATAGAAAAAAGTAAAACAAGTAATCAGACTAAAGTAAATGCTAGATTAGCTAATCTTACAATAAATAAAGATGTAGATAAGCAATATGCGGATATAGGAGATATTATAACTTACACTATATCAACTACAAATACAGGTAATGTTTCTTCTGATTCTGTAACAATAACAGACTCTATACCATTAGGAACTACATTAGAAGCTGGGAGTATAGTAGTTAAAGATAAATTTGATAACCCCGTAGGTTACACATCAAATATACAAGGAAATCAGCTAAAAATAATACTAAATAACTCAATCTTTTCAAGTGATAGTGTTATTACAACCTTTAAAGTAAAAGTAGATAGTATAATACCAAGTACAAATCCAATAACTAACAATGCTTCTATTAATTTTTACTACACTGTAGACCCAGCTAGTCCACCAATAAGTGTAGTAAATACATCTAATTCAGTTAATACACAAATTTATCATGCTGATTTAATATCAACAGGCAACTTTACAAAAACCGTAAGCAAGCAATATGCAGATGTAGGAGATATATTAACTTATACTATAGTAGCTAAAAACACAGGGAATACTGATGCTAACAATGTAGCTATAAGTGATGTAATACCATCAGGAACATCACTTGTAGAAGGGAGCATAACATCTACCATTCCATATACAGGGGATAATATCCAAAATGGAATAACATTAACAGCACCTATAAGTCCTGGTGGAGCTGTGACAATAACTTATCAAGGTAAAATAGATGTAATACCAAATCCAAATCCTATAACAAATCTTGCAAATATAAACTACACATATACAGTAAATCCATTAAATCCAAATGGAGCTAGTGCAAGTGGGGTTACAAACATAGCTACAACTAAAGTTAATAATGCTAATATAGGTAATCACGACAATTTTAATAAAAGTGTAGATAAAACGTCAGCGTTAGTTGGTGATACATTAACTTATACAATAACAGTATCTAATACGGGTAGTACAACTGCAAATAATATAATAGTAATAGACTCTATACCTAATGGAGCCACTTTTAAAGTAGGTACCACAATGGTTGATGGTATATCAACAAATGAAAATCCTGCTACGGGAATAAATATAGATAAGATAGATGTAGGAGTAACTGTTATAATAACTTACCAAGTAACTGTTACTTCAATGCCATCGACAAATCCAATGGCAAATATAGCTAATGTAACTTACAGCTATATAGTTGACCCTACAACAACTCCGCCTGTTGTTGCCAATGGAAATGGTACTACTCACCAAGTATACACATCAATAAGTAGCCCAAATTTAATAGGATTAGATGACTTTACAAAAAGCGTAGATAAACAATATGCAACTGTAGGTGATATATTAACCTATAGATTAACTATTCATAATAGTAGTCAAAATCTAACTGCAAATAATGTGGTTGTTAAAGATTCTCCACCTAATAACACTAATTTTAAGGAAGTAGTGCATGTTATAGATAAAATTACTTCAAATCCTATAAATTATACTGGAGATTTAGAAACAATAGGAATAACTATAACTAATGGAATAGCACCAAAACAAACTATTGAGATAGTGTATGAACTAACAGTAAGTTCATTACCTAATCCAAATAATCTTCTAAATTATGCTACATTAGATTACACATATACAGGAGGCTCTGGTAATATTATTACAAATACAACTGCAACGGAAATATTCACAGCTGATTTTAAATCACCAGGAAATTCTATAAAAAAAGTTAACAAGGAATTTTCTTATGTGGGAGATGTATTAACGTACTATATAAGTATTAAAAATACAGGTAATACTTCTGCAAATAATGTTGTTATCAAAGATAGCTTACCAAGTGAAGTAAGCTTAGTTTTAGGAAGTCTAGTTGTAGATAATCCATATACTGGATATGACATTGTAACTGGAATAACACTAGTAAATCCTATACAACCAAATGAAGTAATAGATATCGTATTTCAGGCGAATGTAGATAAAATACCGACAACTAATCCTATAGAAAATTACGCGAATATAAGTTATGAGTATACAGTAGACCCAAGCTTAGTAAATGGAGAAAATGATAATTTAATTGTTGGGCCAGCTACTACAACTATTAATTTTGTAGACCTAAAATCAAATTTTACTAAGCGTGTAAATGAGCAATATATAGATATTAATGGTGTGCTTATATATGAAATAAGAATTATAAATATAGGAAACACAAAGGCTAACAATGTATTGATAACAGATACAATACCAATAGGAACTACTTTTATTGATATAGAATCAGTTACAGACTTATTAGGAAATACTATAGCTTATTCTGGGGATTTAGAAAATACGCCAATATTTATAACAGATGGGATTGACTATAACAATGGAGTTATAATTACATTTAAAGTAGAAGTAGATTCTATTCCACCTACAAATTATGTATTAAACACTGCAAAAATAGATTATGATTTTATTTTAAATAATAATACAACACCTGTTACTACAGTTTCAGACAGTGGAGTAAGTAACCAAACATCCACAAGAGTTAATAATGCAAATTTATCAGAAAAATTTATAAAAAGTGTAGATAAACAATATGCAGATATAGGTGATACATTAACTTATACAATACAAACTACAAATATAGGCAATATTGCTACACTTAATACCACTGATGATAATTATAAAGTAGTAATAAAAGATGAAATACCAAAAGAAACTACCTTATTACAATCAACTATAAATATTATAGATGGCAATGGTGAACAAGTAGAATATAAACTAGGTGGTGAGGAATTAACTATAATTTTACTAAATCCAGTAGATGTGGGTAATACAGTTGTAATAACTTATCAAGTTAAAGTTGATGAAGCACCAAAATCAAATACAATAATAAATGCTTCAAGTATTGAGTATTCTTATGAAGTAAATCCAGTAAGCAGCGAGATAATTACTGTCAACAATGAAAGTGAGATAAAAACTATAGTTAATAATGCTGATTTATCTACAGATTTCATAAAAACAGTAGATAGGGAATATGCAGATATAGGTGATACACTGACCTATACAGTAACAACTACAAATACTGGTAATGTTAATGCTACAGATATATTAATAACTGATGAATTGGAACCCGATGTTACTCTTATACCAGAGAGTATAACTATTACAGATGGAAATCTTAAACCTTTACAATATATGGGTACTGTTCCTTCAGTTGGGCTAAGATTAACTGAACCAGTAGCTGTTGGTGAAACTATTATACTAACTTATCAAGTATCTGTAACAGGCATACCATCAACTAATCAGATATCAAATACATCAAATATATCCTATGAATATATAGTAGATAATTCAAATAATACATCAGTTACAGAAAGTGGAATAACAAAACCTGTAATAACTCAAATTCAAAATGCAAATCTAAAATCAAATTTTAGAAAGTCAGTAGATAAAGAATATGCAGATATTAATGATATATTAACTTACACAATAACGACTACAAATACAGGCAATGTTATAGCAAATAATGTAAAGATAATAGATGATATTCCAATTGGAACTATATTTAATGGAAATATAACTGTTACAGACATTGATGGTAATTCAATAGATTTTTCTGGAGATAATCCATCAACAGGAATAATTATAACTAATGGAGTAGATGCTAAAAATACAGTTCAAGTAACTTTCCAAGTTGTAGTAGCTACAATACCATCAACACAAACTGTAGTAAATACTGCAGACATATCTTATGATTATGAAGTAAACTTAAATACTGTCTCTGATGGAGGAATAACTAATGAAGTATCAACTAAGATAAATCATACAAATCTTAAAGATAATTTCAAAAAAACTGTAGATAAAGAGTATGCAGGTGTAGGAGATATATTGACTTATACAATTTCAGCTACCAACACTGGAAACACTCCTACTATTACAACACTAGATGATACAAAAATGGTAACAATAAAAGATATAATACAACCAGGAACTTCAATTATACCATCAAGCATAACTGTTAAAGATGGATATGGTAATAATTTAGATTACAAAGAAGGTAGTGAAGAATTAACAATAATTTTACTAAATCCTGTAGATGTAGATGAGACAGTTATAGTAACTTATCAAGTAAAAGTAGATATAATACCAATACAAAATCCAATATTAAACACTGCAGATATAACCTATAGTTATGAAGTAGACCCTACCACTCAAAACATAGACACAGCTAGTGGAACAACTCCTGAAGCCAAGACAACAATTAACTATGCTGAGTTAGATGTTACTAAAGAAGTTGATAAAGAATATGCAGATATTAATGATATATTAACTTATACAATAGCAATTAAAAATAACGGTAACACAGAGGTTACAGCTTTAGGAATAACAGATATAATCCAACCAGGAACAAGCTTCATATCAGGAAGTGTATATTCAAATGTAGAGGTTGTAGGATATAATCCTTCAAGAGGCATAGGAATAGTAAATCCAATAGCTCCAGGTGAGACTATAACAGTAAGTTACCAAGTACGTGTGGTTTCTATTCCAAGTCCAAATCCAATAGTAAGTACTTCAAACATAAGATATAGGTATACAATAGATGCAAACAATCCTAATGGAGCTACCAATAATATAATATCAAATTCTGTATCAACACAAGTTAATAGTGCAAACTTAGCATCATTTGGTACTTATATTAATAAGACCGTAGATAAGCAATATGCAGGAATGAGAGATATTTTAATCTACACTATAGTAGCTACAAATACAGGAAATACTGATGCCAACAATGTATTAGTATCAGATACAATACCACCAGGAACAACATATGTAGCTAACAGTATAACTGTTACAGACCAAATGGGTAACCCTATAGATTTTGAAGGAACAA is a window from the Paraclostridium sordellii genome containing:
- a CDS encoding isopeptide-forming domain-containing fimbrial protein — translated: MPFRNRYTATTRGCITITGNTLGLSKSTTGALTPGISDAIGGFITTNVSIPTPTGWTSIVNLGNYENITLDWTQNSSSAKLNILDNSTILYAELIWGGNYNLGNQTIENISNYINNSIKFTVPEGRTYNIAPDSLTAYTVSPFYSRSANVTSLISSSGTYTVGAVPAALSTTDISGACAGWSLIVVYSNISLPIRNMTVFSGGESVSSETVDTTISGFATPVNGTVNARVLVSSIEGDANRIGDYMQFGPNSSNLKKLYGPNNWASPPNSNDNFFNSQINIGDPNSVNVGKIDTTGTFGNRNANTSQAVPANISGGRQGWSITNVDGSAAMSNNQTSALVRLATAGDVYVANAFAVQIDRAYTTINMQKNTTDTLIVAGQTIHYTLTVSNTGTLATNDFLVYDPALTGETIDVSSITISGVTGSITNNSTSTGISIQIGPLIQNQTVTISYNVITSSQTVFPIQNTAYGQYTYTPAAGVSPITDTKRSNIAITNGVRVNQSKSVSNNQAVNGDIITYTVSIDNTASSVDITNVSLVDTLQSGTTYVPNSTVIGLNSPINSNPNFGINIGTIPAYSNQTVRFNVLVSSPPTSSPITNTANITFTGAQTTITQSTNTTSVSIINPSMSVLKSVDKSLAQVGDTLKYTTVIANTGDTIINNIIFNDLPPANTMYDGSGVTIDGVLYSSISPTSAIDFSTISIKSGTFPLYPGKSIVVSYTVVITSTPASSQINNIASITSQYKVGSQQRTITIISNTVTTNLFKLNIIKTINRNALEPGDLLTYTITITSTKPGTYANDIIFIDNLPPNVTIIPGNTVVNGATVVANNSTTTQLNLNFGSTFPNNPITITSTVKVGLNATTPLQNTASVKVGIVSTNSNMVSTEVANPRVTKSSSKSYVTVGQTYTYTVTIDNTGNNVALTDVYVYDQLQTGTSYVNNLTRIGNSPPINSDPSYLKGINISTVDSNTLLTVSFDVIVDSLPSQNPILNTATINYNLDSIEKSKTSNQTKVNARLANLTINKDVDKQYADIGDIITYTISTTNTGNVSSDSVTITDSIPLGTTLEAGSIVVKDKFDNPVGYTSNIQGNQLKIILNNSIFSSDSVITTFKVKVDSIIPSTNPITNNASINFYYTVDPASPPISVVNTSNSVNTQIYHADLISTGNFTKTVSKQYADVGDILTYTIVAKNTGNTDANNVAISDVIPSGTSLVEGSITSTIPYTGDNIQNGITLTAPISPGGAVTITYQGKIDVIPNPNPITNLANINYTYTVNPLNPNGASASGVTNIATTKVNNANIGNHDNFNKSVDKTSALVGDTLTYTITVSNTGSTTANNIIVIDSIPNGATFKVGTTMVDGISTNENPATGINIDKIDVGVTVIITYQVTVTSMPSTNPMANIANVTYSYIVDPTTTPPVVANGNGTTHQVYTSISSPNLIGLDDFTKSVDKQYATVGDILTYRLTIHNSSQNLTANNVVVKDSPPNNTNFKEVVHVIDKITSNPINYTGDLETIGITITNGIAPKQTIEIVYELTVSSLPNPNNLLNYATLDYTYTGGSGNIITNTTATEIFTADFKSPGNSIKKVNKEFSYVGDVLTYYISIKNTGNTSANNVVIKDSLPSEVSLVLGSLVVDNPYTGYDIVTGITLVNPIQPNEVIDIVFQANVDKIPTTNPIENYANISYEYTVDPSLVNGENDNLIVGPATTTINFVDLKSNFTKRVNEQYIDINGVLIYEIRIINIGNTKANNVLITDTIPIGTTFIDIESVTDLLGNTIAYSGDLENTPIFITDGIDYNNGVIITFKVEVDSIPPTNYVLNTAKIDYDFILNNNTTPVTTVSDSGVSNQTSTRVNNANLSEKFIKSVDKQYADIGDTLTYTIQTTNIGNIATLNTTDDNYKVVIKDEIPKETTLLQSTINIIDGNGEQVEYKLGGEELTIILLNPVDVGNTVVITYQVKVDEAPKSNTIINASSIEYSYEVNPVSSEIITVNNESEIKTIVNNADLSTDFIKTVDREYADIGDTLTYTVTTTNTGNVNATDILITDELEPDVTLIPESITITDGNLKPLQYMGTVPSVGLRLTEPVAVGETIILTYQVSVTGIPSTNQISNTSNISYEYIVDNSNNTSVTESGITKPVITQIQNANLKSNFRKSVDKEYADINDILTYTITTTNTGNVIANNVKIIDDIPIGTIFNGNITVTDIDGNSIDFSGDNPSTGIIITNGVDAKNTVQVTFQVVVATIPSTQTVVNTADISYDYEVNLNTVSDGGITNEVSTKINHTNLKDNFKKTVDKEYAGVGDILTYTISATNTGNTPTITTLDDTKMVTIKDIIQPGTSIIPSSITVKDGYGNNLDYKEGSEELTIILLNPVDVDETVIVTYQVKVDIIPIQNPILNTADITYSYEVDPTTQNIDTASGTTPEAKTTINYAELDVTKEVDKEYADINDILTYTIAIKNNGNTEVTALGITDIIQPGTSFISGSVYSNVEVVGYNPSRGIGIVNPIAPGETITVSYQVRVVSIPSPNPIVSTSNIRYRYTIDANNPNGATNNIISNSVSTQVNSANLASFGTYINKTVDKQYAGMRDILIYTIVATNTGNTDANNVLVSDTIPPGTTYVANSITVTDQMGNPIDFEGTNPTDIKINEPIAQGSTLKVSFKVTVDSGIVPVPNPMENNASINYDYTVNPLNPNGAHSELVSLPVLTQVNFANLTSVGNFTKDVDKEYADVGDTLNYKLTIRNTGNTSANSVVITDILPLGTVLIEGSVTSSVDIKVDKSMAKINIINPIYGLDTVIINYQVRVVELPKQNPIQNIATIDYKYTVDPANPNSVNDEGTSNEAVTQINTADLITSFNKSVDNEYAILGDTLNYTINLRNTGNTPATNVVIKDILPSGAKLLGPITVIDNDGNSINFTGDIQTTGIRLENALNPVGQLGSSAITVKIPIQIQSDKVPSPNPLVNSASINYKYTVDPDESDGANASGESNEVLTFIICEDKYIDECLPFILENIKVQNIDLSKSNVEASVASTQLDKKNIVYKNYGPPTLKIEGYYLYTNINFKYYITYNTFGVKTFNESRVIPVFIPVGMSNSNLYTNVTITDYKLYIDGSRASFYAKLSFRICVSD